The sequence GAAGCCTTCAGAGCGAAGGGCTTCCGCGATGGGCCGCACGTTGAGGGTATCCACCCGCAGGATGACGTGCAGCCGGTCTTCGGATGCCTCGGGCGCTGCTTCCGGGCCCTCGTGCTGGTGCGGGCGGTAATAGCTGAGCACCGAGCGAATGTCCAGGCCCGCCTCGGCCACGCGCTGCGTGAGGCGCGCCAGTTGCCCAGGTTCGTCGACGAGCGCCACGGCGAGGCGGCCGCCGGGCTTTTCGATGCCGGTAAGCCGCAGCACGGCCTCCATGACGTTCGTCACCGTCACGATGCCGCGCAGGTCGGCGCCATCCAGTACCGGCAGGCACCCAATGCGCTTCGTTTGCAACAGGCGGGCGGCCTCTTCCACCGGGTCGAGCGGGCCCGCCGTGATGGGATCGGGCGTCATGACCTGTTCGACGGATGCCTCGGCCTCCGAGGGGCGCGGATGCAGAGCGCTGGTTGCGAACCGCAGATCGCGATCGGTCACAACGCCCACCAGCCGCCGCCCGTCCATCACCGGCAGGTGCCGCAGATCATGCTCATGCATGTAGCGATACGCCGAGACAATCGACCGACCCGGCGCCGTGGTGACTACCGGATGTTGCATAATGTCTTGAACCAGCATAGCCTGTGCGGCTTTAGGGGGCTTGAACGACGATTTCTTTAAGATACCGATGTGATCGCAATACCGCAACAATGAGCAATACCGCGATAATCAATGGTACGCTTCAGGGCAATCGCAGCAATCTCGGGGGGGCGCGCGCACCGCGTTCACTCGCAATGGCGAAAGAAGTGAAATGTAGAAACGATACGTGAATGGTTCAGATGGCTGTTCGGACGGATTTGGCCACCTGCACGCTTAACGTCCGGCATTGGACCACGGCGCATGGTCAAATCGTCGTCCGCCAGAATCATTCGCCCCGCCCCTTCGTGCCTCTATGCAGCAGGGCAAACCGCCGCCACAGCCGCGGCCCGCGCCCTTGCACGCCAACACCCTCCCTGCTCCGGTCGCTCTTGATGCCTTCTCCCGATGCCCTTGTACGCCGCGCGGCGGCGGCCGCCAACAGTTCGCCGGCCCGCCTCCTGGCCACCCTCCTCACGGGGCCGTGTGCAGCCGAAGCCCGCGGCGTCACGCGGCACACCCTGCTCGCGGTGTGCCCCACCTCGCCGGCCGTGGTAGAAGCCGCCATCGACGCTGCAGAACATGCCCGCGCCCCGCTGCTCGTGGTGGCCACCCTGAACCAAGTGGACCGCGACGGCGGCTATACGGGCTGGACGCCGGCGGCCCTGCGCAGCGCGGTCGACGACGCCCGCGCTTCGTACGAGGCCACCGTGCCGGTGCTGCTGGGGCTGGATCATGGCGGGCCGTACAAGAAAGACGCACAGCACGACGCGCAACCGCCCCTGCCTGATGCCCTCGCGGCCACCGAGGCCTCCATCGACGCCTGCCTAGCCGCCGGATACGAGGTGCTGCACCTCGATGCCACCACCGACCCCCACCACGACGGCCCGCTTCCTGTGGAGGCGCTCGTTGATCGCACGGTGCACCTACAGCAATATGCCGAACGGGCGCGCCGGGCGCACAAGGCCCCGCCCATCGGGTACGAGGTGGGCCCCGAAGAAGCGCATGCCAAAGACGCCGCCGCGCGGTTTGAAGCATTTGTGACCGGCTGGCAGAACGCACAGCACCGCGCCGACGTGGGGCCGCCCGTCTTTGTCGTGGGCGACCTAGGCACGCAGCTCAACACCCAGGCGTTTGATGCGTCGCGGGCGCGCCGGTTTGCCACGCTGGCCCACGAGCGCCTGGGCGCGCTCCTCAAGGCCCATTACACCGACGACGTCGATGACCTGCCGGCGTATCCGCTTCATGGGGTGGGCGGCGCCAACGTGGGGCCCGGCCTGGCCGCCGTAGAGTACGACGCCCTCTGTGAACTCGCGGCCCTCGCCGAGCGGATCGGCGCGCCGTCGGAGATTCCATCGGTCGTGCGTCATGCCGTTGTGGCGAGCGAGCGCTGGACGAAGTGGGTCGACGACCCGGCGCCCGCCTTCGATGCGCTCCCCGCGTCGACCCAAGCCTGGCTCGTGCGCACCGGGAGCCGCTACGTGTGGAGCACCGCCGCCGTGCAGGAGGCGCGCCGCGCACTCTACGATCGCGTGCAGCCCTACCGCAACGGTCCGGCGTACGTGCACTGGCGGCTGCGCACCGCCCTCCTCCGGTACCTGCACGCCTTCAACCTTGTGGGCTGGTGCGACGCCCTCCCCACATGGCTTGCCGCTGCGCGCTCGTAGCCATCACGCATGCGTGAACTCTATCCAAAAAGACCGCCAGACACCCCCGAACGCCGCCCGACGGTTGCACCCCACCGCCCCACGCCATAGCTTACACGGCTGACCTGTATGTTGGCGCCCGTCCAGCAACACGGTCCCGGATTGCTCCACAAACCCCTTTGCCCGCGGATATGGATTTTTCGCTGCTCCTTACAGCTCTTTTTGCCTTCCTGGTTGTTAACGGGATGCTCCTCTCGGCCTCGGTGCTCGTCTATGCCGAGCGGCGCGTATCGGGCTTCATCCAAAACCGACCCGGTCCAAACCGTGTGGGCCCCGCGGGGCTGCTGCAGCCGTTTGCCGACGTGCTCAAGTTCGTTTTGAAGGAGGACGTGCGCCCCGCCGCCTCCAACGGCTTTTTGCACGCCATGGCCCCGGTGCTTACGGTGGTGATTGCCATGACCACCGCCTCGCTCATTCCGTTTGCCGAAGGCGTGGTGGTCGCCGACATCAACGTGGGCGTGCTGATGCTGCTGGCCCTCACCTCCGTGACGGTGTACGGCATCACGCTGGCGGGCTGGAGCTCCAACAGCAAGTTCTCGCTGCTGGGCGGATTGCGCTCGGCCGCGCAGATGATCTCGTACGAGCTGTCGATGGGCCTGGCCGTCATCTCGGTCGTGCTCATCGCCGGCACCCTCAGCCTGCCGGGCATCGTCGAAAATCAGTCGTCGGGCTGGGCCATTTTGGGCTGGAATGTATTTCGAAATCCGGTGGGGGCACTCATCTTCATCGTGACGGCCTTCGCCGAAACGAACCGCGCACCGTTTGACCTGCCCGAGGCCGAGCAGGAGCTCGTGGGCGGCTTCCACACCGAATACAGCGGCATGAAGTTCGGCATGTTCTTCCTGGCCGAGTACGTCAACTGGTTCATTGCCTCTTTCATGATCGTCACGCTGTTCTTTGGCGGCTACCTCATTCCGTTTCAGCCGCTGCTCCTGCAAGCCTTTCCCGCGCTCGACGGCTCCATCCTGTTGGGCTTCCTGCAATTCGGCGCGCTGATGCTCAAGGTGGCGTTCTTTGCCTTCCTGTTCATCTGGGTGCGGTGGACGTTCCCGCGCTTCAAGTACAACCAGCTGATGCAGTTGGGCTGGAAGCAGCTGCTGCCCATTGCGCTGGCGAATACGCTCCTCATTGCTGTGGGCGTCGCGCTCTTCCGCACGTTCCTGTAGGCGGATCGGCCCGCCCCGCGGCGCGTACACCCGCTACCCGCCGCTGCATACGTTTTTGTTCTACGACGGACCCCTACGATTCCTATGCCAACCGTCACGATTGACGATACAACGTACGAGTACGAAGGCTCGCACAAGCTGCTTCAGTTTTGCCTCGACCAGGGCATCGAGCTACCGCATTTTTGTTACCACCCGTCGATGAGCATTCCGGCCAACTGCCGCCAGTGCCTCGTAAAGGTGGGCATGCCCAAAAAAGACCGCAGCACCGGCGAGGTGGAAACCGACGAAAACGGCGAGCCCGTCATCCAGTTTTTCCCCAAGATGCAGGCCAGCTGCACCATCGACCTGCAAGACGGTATGGTGGTGGAAACGCATCGCTCCAGCGAGGAGGTGCGCG comes from Salisaeta longa DSM 21114 and encodes:
- a CDS encoding class II D-tagatose-bisphosphate aldolase non-catalytic subunit, translated to MPSPDALVRRAAAAANSSPARLLATLLTGPCAAEARGVTRHTLLAVCPTSPAVVEAAIDAAEHARAPLLVVATLNQVDRDGGYTGWTPAALRSAVDDARASYEATVPVLLGLDHGGPYKKDAQHDAQPPLPDALAATEASIDACLAAGYEVLHLDATTDPHHDGPLPVEALVDRTVHLQQYAERARRAHKAPPIGYEVGPEEAHAKDAAARFEAFVTGWQNAQHRADVGPPVFVVGDLGTQLNTQAFDASRARRFATLAHERLGALLKAHYTDDVDDLPAYPLHGVGGANVGPGLAAVEYDALCELAALAERIGAPSEIPSVVRHAVVASERWTKWVDDPAPAFDALPASTQAWLVRTGSRYVWSTAAVQEARRALYDRVQPYRNGPAYVHWRLRTALLRYLHAFNLVGWCDALPTWLAAARS
- the nuoH gene encoding NADH-quinone oxidoreductase subunit NuoH; this encodes MDFSLLLTALFAFLVVNGMLLSASVLVYAERRVSGFIQNRPGPNRVGPAGLLQPFADVLKFVLKEDVRPAASNGFLHAMAPVLTVVIAMTTASLIPFAEGVVVADINVGVLMLLALTSVTVYGITLAGWSSNSKFSLLGGLRSAAQMISYELSMGLAVISVVLIAGTLSLPGIVENQSSGWAILGWNVFRNPVGALIFIVTAFAETNRAPFDLPEAEQELVGGFHTEYSGMKFGMFFLAEYVNWFIASFMIVTLFFGGYLIPFQPLLLQAFPALDGSILLGFLQFGALMLKVAFFAFLFIWVRWTFPRFKYNQLMQLGWKQLLPIALANTLLIAVGVALFRTFL
- a CDS encoding CBS and ACT domain-containing protein encodes the protein MQHPVVTTAPGRSIVSAYRYMHEHDLRHLPVMDGRRLVGVVTDRDLRFATSALHPRPSEAEASVEQVMTPDPITAGPLDPVEEAARLLQTKRIGCLPVLDGADLRGIVTVTNVMEAVLRLTGIEKPGGRLAVALVDEPGQLARLTQRVAEAGLDIRSVLSYYRPHQHEGPEAAPEASEDRLHVILRVDTLNVRPIAEALRSEGFDVVWPVAKPS